Proteins from a genomic interval of Cottoperca gobio chromosome 8, fCotGob3.1, whole genome shotgun sequence:
- the LOC115012069 gene encoding tripartite motif-containing protein 16-like → MAQKGDQLDRETISCSICLDLLKDPVTTPCGHSYCKNCIKTHWDGEDIEKKKKKKKKRSNSCPQCRQAFTPRPVLVKNTMLAAVVEELKKTGLQAAPADHCYAGPEDVGCDVCTGRKRKAFKSCVQCVASYCEKHLQTHYDAPPLKKHKLVEPSQKLQENMCSRHDEVMKMFCRTDQQCICYLCSVDEHKGHDTVSAAAERTERQRELEGSRLNIQQRIQDGEKDVKLLQQKVEAVNRSADRAVEDSEKMFTQLIRLMQKRSSDVKQQLRSQQESEVSRVKELQEKLEQEITELKRKDADLKQLAHTEDHNQFLHNYPSLSPLSESTLSSSINIPLRYFEEVTAAVSQVTDELQDVLREKWTNISQTGTEVDVSLSAEPKTRAGFLKYSRDITLDPNTAFTHLLLSEGDRKATLMSHQSYSYHTDRFTGRVQVLSRESLTGRSYWEVEWSRGVRVAVAYKNISRAGGGLECLFGDNDKSWALDCDDDMRILDCKNNSYRFCYNKVKTHFLAPPSSRLGVYLDHRAGVLSFYSVSDTMTLLHRVHHTFSQPLYAGVGLSHGSTAEFCELK, encoded by the coding sequence atggcgcAGAAAGGAGATCAGCTGGACCGGGAAACCATCTcttgttccatctgtctggatctactgaaggatccggtgacgactccctgtggacacagctactgcaagaaCTGTATTAAAACCCACTGGGATGGAGAGGacatagagaagaagaagaagaagaagaagaagagaagcaacagctgccctcagtgcaggcaggccttcacaccgaggcctgtcctggtGAAGAACACCATGTTAGCAGCtgtagtggaggagctgaagaagactggactccaagctgctcctgctgatcactgctatgctggacctgaagatgtgggatgtgatgtctgcactgggagaaaacggaaagccttcaagtcctgtgtgcagtgtgtggcctcttactgtgagaaacacctccagACTCATTATGATGCGcctccattaaagaaacacaagctggtggagccctcccagaagctccaggagaacatgtgctctcgtcacgatgaggtgatgaagatgttctgccgtactgatcagcagtgtatctgttatctctgctctgtggacgaacataaaggccacgacacagtctcagctgcagcagaaaggactgagaggcagagagagctcgaggggagtcgactaaacatccagcagagaatccaggacggagagaaagatgtgaagctgcttcagcagaaAGTGGAGGCCGTcaatcgctctgctgacagagcagtggaggacagtgagaagatgttcactcagctgatccgtctcatgcagaaaagaagctctgatgtgaagcagcagctcagatcgcagcaggaaagtgaagtgagtcgagtcaaagagcttcaggagaagctggagcaggagatcactgagctgaagaggaaagacgctgatctgaagcagctcgcacacacagaggaccacaaccagtttctacacaactacccctcactgtccccactcagtgagtctacactctcctccagcatcaacatccctctcagatactttgaggaagtgacagcggctgtgtcacaagtcacagatgaactccaggacgttctgagagagaagtggacaaacatctcacagactgggactgaagtggatgtttcactgtcagcagagcccaagaccagagctggattcttaaagtattcacgtgacatcacactggatccaaacacagcatTCACACATCTGTTATTATCTGAGGGGGacagaaaagcaacattaaTGAGTCATCAGTCTTATTCttatcacacagacagattcactgGACGTGTTCAGGtgctgagtagagagagtctgactggacgtagttactgggaggtggagtgGAGCAGGGGAGTTCGTGTAGCAGTCGcatacaagaacatcagcagagcagggggggggctTGAATGTTTATTTGGAGACAATGATAAATCCTGGGCGTTAGATTGTGACGATGACATGAGGATATTAGATTGTAAAAATAACAGTTATAGATTTTGTTACAACAAAGTCAAAACTCACTTCTTAGCTCCTCCGTCCTCCAGACTCGGagtgtacctggatcacagagcaggtgttctgtccttctacagcgtctctgacaccatgactctcctgcacagagtccaccacacattctctcagccgCTCTACGCTGGAGTTGGTTTATCTCATGGATCCACTGCTGAGTTCTGTGAACTCAAGTAG